One window of Armigeres subalbatus isolate Guangzhou_Male unplaced genomic scaffold, GZ_Asu_2 Contig1901, whole genome shotgun sequence genomic DNA carries:
- the LOC134203511 gene encoding brachyurin-like yields the protein MQILDAFLIFGLVASVACYECKSTGNTNVTANGEQTRNGQFPHHVLVVSTFSEGKRYCSGALVSRKHVVTVAQCVEGSSKVEVTLGAQCLLADSSSNKFRYTFTALEHFVKEGYNSDTFENDVAIIRFTDEDVRLPPWIKPVALPTADEQYVHDEVYTSGYGLLNYQTTNAADYLEFTTLRVLSYEQCQQEFEFVTPETGRFCAQRDEEEPNCVSDVGSPLVFKREGYKQYTLLGLTSFGQKFACQFGNAGALQEVRNHVEWLQTFLE from the coding sequence ATGCAGATTTTGGACGCGTTTTTAATTTTCGGTCTTGTGGCCTCGGTTGCTTGCTACGAATGCAAGTCCACTGGCAATACCAATGTAACTGCCAATGGTGAGCAGACGCGCAACGGCCAATTTCCGCATCACGTATTGGTAGTGTCCACCTTCTCCGAGGGTAAGCGCTACTGCAGTGGAGCCTTGGTGAGCCGAAAACATGTCGTCACTGTTGCGCAGTGTGTGGAAGGATCCAGCAAAGTGGAAGTAACTCTTGGCGCCCAGTGCCTATTGGCTGATTCTTCAAGTAATAAGTTCCGTTACACGTTTACTGCCTTGGAGCATTTCGTCAAGGAAGGATACAACAGCGATACGTTTGAAAATGATGTGGCTATCATTAGGTTTACCGATGAGGACGTTCGTTTGCCTCCGTGGATCAAACCGGTAGCCCTACCAACGGCCGATGAACAATACGTCCATGATGAGGTATACACCAGCGGATATGGACTGTTGAACTACCAAACCACCAACGCGGCCGATTATCTCGAATTTACGACATTGCGTGTGCTCAGCTACGAGCAGTGCCAGCAGGAATTTGAATTTGTTACTCCGGAAACCGGAAGATTCTGCGCCCAGCGAGATGAAGAAGAACCGAATTGTGTCAGTGATGTGGGAAGTCCGTTGGTGTTCAAGCGAGAGGGATACAAGCAGTATACCTTGCTGGGATTGACAAGCTTCGGACAGAAGTTCGCTTGTCAGTTCGGCAATGCTGGTGCTTTGCAGGAGGTTAGAAATCACGTTGAGTGGTTACAAACGTTTTTGGAGTAG